Proteins encoded within one genomic window of Flavobacterium gilvum:
- a CDS encoding LLM class flavin-dependent oxidoreductase codes for MQKPPIPISLLELAIITQESDAAETMQKTKELAQLADDLGYKRIWLAEHHNMAHVASTATVVLIGYVASQTKKIRVGSGGIMLPNHSPLIIAEQFGTLGILYPERIDLGLGRAPGTDSLTAQAIRPDFLEESQRFPMNVKTLQDYFSEENAVSKVRAFPAEGVNVPVWILGSSMDSATLAAAYGLPYAFAGHFAPRQMIQAFEYYRENFKPSAYLDKPKTLACVNVIAADTDNEARVLSTSLYLMFLNLVRNDRKPLQPPIESLNVIMNEAERYHVNQMTACTFAGSKEKLINDLKEFIEYSRVDELMIACPIFNHHDKLKSLQITKSVIDAINEPETV; via the coding sequence ATGCAAAAACCCCCAATCCCGATATCCTTATTAGAGTTAGCCATAATCACACAGGAAAGTGATGCTGCAGAAACAATGCAAAAAACCAAAGAACTGGCGCAATTGGCCGATGATTTGGGCTATAAACGAATTTGGTTAGCTGAACACCACAATATGGCTCATGTTGCGAGTACGGCAACAGTTGTTTTAATTGGCTATGTTGCGAGTCAAACCAAAAAAATAAGAGTTGGTTCGGGCGGAATCATGCTGCCCAATCATTCGCCTTTGATTATTGCCGAACAATTTGGAACATTAGGAATTCTGTATCCAGAAAGAATCGATCTTGGTTTAGGAAGAGCTCCCGGAACCGATTCGCTGACCGCACAAGCCATCAGACCCGATTTTTTAGAAGAATCTCAGCGGTTTCCTATGAATGTAAAGACCTTACAAGATTATTTTTCGGAAGAAAATGCCGTGTCCAAAGTGCGGGCTTTTCCAGCAGAAGGAGTAAATGTCCCCGTTTGGATTTTAGGTTCGAGCATGGACAGCGCAACATTGGCAGCGGCTTATGGACTCCCGTATGCTTTTGCTGGACATTTTGCGCCAAGGCAAATGATTCAGGCTTTTGAATATTATCGGGAAAACTTTAAACCTTCGGCATATTTGGATAAGCCAAAAACGCTGGCTTGCGTAAATGTAATTGCTGCCGATACAGACAATGAAGCCCGGGTTTTATCCACCAGTTTGTACCTAATGTTTCTGAATTTGGTTCGGAATGACCGTAAGCCTTTGCAACCGCCTATAGAATCTTTGAATGTAATTATGAATGAGGCTGAGCGTTATCATGTGAATCAAATGACCGCCTGCACTTTTGCGGGAAGCAAAGAAAAACTGATTAACGATCTAAAAGAGTTCATAGAATATTCCCGTGTGGATGAACTAATGATTGCCTGTCCAATTTTTAATCATCATGATAAATTAAAGAGTTTACAGATAACCAAGTCGGTTATTGATGCCATAAATGAGCCGGAAACGGTATAA
- a CDS encoding SusC/RagA family TonB-linked outer membrane protein, with product MKPKTHRLTLKPWKTMKLASTLVIALTLQVSAAVSSKTVTLSRKKESINLTSVQKQIKGKVVDEKGIPIPGANITVKGTNIGTQADADGKFSISVPENGAKLIVSFIGFDSQEVAIGNSTLTIVLKETGQKLDEVVVVGYGTQKKKDLVGSVASVSSKDFKEQAVTNISQILQGRASGVQVISNSGAPGGAVSVRIRGNNSIVGDNSPLYVVDGFVGTDPSSINPNDIETMDILKDAPSTAIYGSRGANGVIVITTKKGKAGKSNISFMTQLGGGNVVKKLDLLGAADYARTLNERAAATGLPPVFTQQQINNYAANGGTDWQNEIFRSMLSQEYQLNISGGNEKTNYFTSGNYLNQSGILLNTGLKRYALRIGLNSKLTDKLSLHLNSSATRNEVLNGAAGSGGRFSSINQAITWSPTEPVRDANGKYTRVDPYNSIDFNPVAYATDQSNVSNNSLFTSVVGLKYEFIPGLTFDATGGLNYNNIQNLNFSDATINSLFQANAGRSSTENIGVQSTNNLTYAHTFNNAHNLVLTGVIEYQSYTSNYFNASGNNLTYPETKYYNIGLSGTYGIGSGYTESTLLSYLGRATYDYKGIYYVSASVRRDGSSKFQKDNQYSTFPSAGAAWKISEMDFMKNKTFFNSLKFRGGYGLTGNQAINPYQTLSLYNTATTTIDPGKANPGIVLGNPGNPDLKWETTRQWDLGLDADMFDNRVSFTADYYDKLTDNLLLNVPVPAYMGGGSVLSNVGAVSNKGLEFSLTYRNSKDAQVHWSSSANLSFLRNKIESLYSPSNIPSSTAEFMLIPGQPMGTFWGLTYLGTWKPSEAAAAAAYNNKPGDSKYLDLNGDHIIDGSDYHAIGHGLPKYTWGWNNDFVWKGLTLNVFIQSAGGFDKLDGSIGTIYAGLRQATAAGIADRYIPGVNETSDIPAFSLTDKNYSPSTRFLEDATYIRLKNISLSYQIPKEYFKGFGATVFLRGTNLITITKYKGFDPETNSLTTGAGSDVNQSLDNASYPNAKLVTLGVKLEL from the coding sequence ATGAAGCCAAAAACACACAGGCTTACGTTAAAACCATGGAAAACCATGAAATTAGCATCCACATTGGTTATTGCTCTTACATTACAAGTATCGGCAGCAGTATCTTCAAAAACAGTTACTTTATCACGAAAGAAGGAGTCTATTAATTTGACATCAGTCCAAAAGCAAATTAAAGGAAAAGTTGTTGATGAAAAAGGAATTCCCATCCCTGGAGCCAATATAACGGTTAAAGGTACCAATATTGGTACTCAGGCAGATGCCGATGGTAAATTCTCTATCAGTGTTCCTGAAAACGGAGCAAAACTTATAGTCTCTTTCATTGGGTTTGATTCTCAAGAAGTTGCTATCGGAAACTCTACACTTACCATTGTTTTGAAAGAAACAGGCCAAAAACTGGATGAAGTAGTTGTGGTAGGTTATGGTACTCAAAAGAAAAAGGATTTAGTTGGATCGGTAGCATCTGTTTCATCAAAAGATTTCAAAGAGCAAGCGGTTACCAATATATCACAAATATTGCAGGGACGTGCTTCGGGTGTGCAAGTTATATCAAATTCTGGGGCGCCAGGAGGAGCCGTTTCGGTACGTATTCGTGGAAACAATTCCATTGTAGGAGATAATAGCCCATTATATGTTGTTGATGGCTTTGTGGGTACAGACCCCTCGTCTATAAACCCGAATGACATTGAGACCATGGACATATTGAAAGACGCTCCATCAACTGCTATTTACGGAAGCAGGGGAGCAAATGGTGTAATTGTTATTACTACAAAAAAAGGAAAGGCTGGGAAAAGCAATATTAGCTTTATGACTCAGTTAGGCGGAGGAAATGTAGTTAAAAAATTAGATCTTTTAGGTGCAGCTGATTATGCAAGAACACTAAACGAACGTGCAGCTGCTACAGGTCTTCCTCCAGTATTTACGCAGCAGCAAATTAATAATTATGCGGCTAACGGTGGTACCGACTGGCAGAATGAAATTTTTAGATCAATGTTGTCTCAGGAATATCAATTAAATATTTCGGGAGGTAATGAAAAAACCAATTATTTCACCAGCGGAAACTATTTAAATCAATCAGGTATTCTTCTTAATACTGGTCTGAAAAGGTATGCACTAAGAATTGGTTTAAATTCAAAACTAACCGATAAATTGTCGCTTCATTTAAATTCTTCTGCAACAAGAAATGAAGTTCTCAATGGTGCTGCTGGGTCAGGTGGTCGCTTTTCATCTATTAATCAGGCTATCACATGGTCTCCAACAGAACCTGTAAGAGATGCTAATGGCAAATATACCCGAGTTGACCCTTACAATTCAATCGATTTTAATCCAGTAGCCTATGCAACTGATCAAAGCAATGTTTCTAATAATTCTTTGTTTACCTCTGTTGTCGGTTTGAAATATGAATTCATTCCTGGTCTTACTTTTGATGCAACGGGTGGTTTGAATTATAATAATATTCAAAACTTAAACTTCTCTGATGCAACAATCAATTCTTTGTTTCAGGCGAATGCTGGACGATCTTCTACTGAGAATATAGGTGTACAGAGTACTAACAATTTAACTTATGCACATACTTTTAACAATGCACATAATTTAGTACTTACTGGAGTTATTGAATATCAATCCTATACATCTAATTACTTTAATGCAAGCGGAAACAACTTAACGTATCCAGAGACAAAGTATTACAATATTGGCTTATCGGGGACGTATGGTATAGGCTCAGGTTATACTGAATCTACATTATTATCCTACTTAGGAAGAGCTACTTATGACTACAAAGGTATTTATTATGTAAGTGCTTCTGTGAGACGTGATGGTTCATCGAAATTCCAAAAGGACAACCAATACAGTACTTTCCCTTCTGCTGGTGCAGCATGGAAAATTTCGGAAATGGATTTTATGAAAAACAAAACCTTTTTCAATTCGTTAAAATTTAGAGGTGGTTATGGCCTTACAGGTAATCAAGCTATCAATCCATACCAAACCTTAAGTCTTTATAATACAGCAACAACTACGATTGATCCAGGTAAAGCAAATCCAGGTATTGTTCTAGGTAATCCAGGAAATCCTGATCTTAAATGGGAAACTACAAGACAGTGGGATTTGGGTCTTGATGCCGATATGTTCGACAACAGAGTTTCTTTTACTGCTGATTATTATGACAAACTTACGGATAATCTATTGCTTAATGTTCCAGTGCCAGCATACATGGGTGGTGGAAGTGTGTTATCTAATGTGGGAGCGGTTAGTAACAAAGGACTCGAATTTTCATTAACGTATCGTAATTCAAAAGATGCACAGGTTCATTGGTCAAGTAGTGCTAATCTTTCTTTCTTGAGAAACAAAATTGAATCATTGTATTCTCCAAGCAATATTCCAAGTAGTACAGCAGAATTTATGTTAATACCCGGCCAACCTATGGGTACTTTTTGGGGATTGACTTATCTAGGAACATGGAAACCGAGCGAAGCAGCTGCAGCTGCAGCCTATAACAATAAACCAGGTGATTCTAAATATTTAGATTTAAATGGTGATCATATCATAGACGGAAGTGATTACCACGCAATTGGTCACGGCTTGCCAAAATACACTTGGGGTTGGAACAACGATTTTGTATGGAAAGGATTAACATTGAATGTATTTATACAAAGTGCTGGTGGATTTGATAAACTGGATGGTTCAATTGGAACAATTTACGCGGGGCTTCGTCAGGCAACTGCAGCCGGTATTGCAGACCGATACATTCCAGGGGTAAACGAGACATCTGATATTCCAGCTTTTAGCTTAACCGATAAAAATTACTCACCATCAACAAGATTTTTGGAAGATGCAACTTATATCAGATTAAAAAATATAAGCCTTAGCTACCAAATTCCTAAAGAATACTTTAAAGGTTTTGGTGCAACGGTATTCTTGCGTGGAACCAATTTAATTACCATAACAAAGTATAAAGGATTTGATCCAGAAACCAATAGCTTAACAACAGGTGCAGGAAGTGATGTGAACCAAAGTCTTGATAATGCTTCATATCCAAACGCAAAATTAGTTACACTTGGTGTTAAGTTGGAACTTTAA
- a CDS encoding M15 family metallopeptidase, translated as MAFPIKSLLVFLFLLNQLNCFSQINQNDLTQNVNDTTFVNLKEYSQDFVYDMKYATADNFLKSKVYDCAECYLRYKTVKALILANERFMKKGLKIKIFDCYRPLDIQKKMWAIVPNPEYVANPSKGSIHNRGGAVDITLVDFDGKELDMGTSFDFFGKEASHDFPDFSKEIKNNRNLLRKIMAKEHFNSFDSEWWHYNLKAGLKDTVSNFKWECK; from the coding sequence ATGGCTTTTCCTATCAAATCTTTGTTGGTTTTTCTTTTTCTTCTTAATCAGTTGAATTGTTTTTCACAAATAAATCAAAATGATTTGACCCAGAATGTAAATGATACCACTTTTGTAAACTTAAAAGAGTACAGTCAGGATTTTGTTTATGATATGAAATATGCCACTGCTGACAATTTTTTGAAATCCAAAGTATATGATTGTGCCGAATGTTATTTGCGCTATAAAACCGTAAAAGCACTTATTTTGGCCAATGAAAGATTTATGAAAAAAGGGCTCAAAATAAAGATTTTTGATTGTTACCGGCCTTTGGATATTCAGAAAAAAATGTGGGCAATTGTTCCAAATCCAGAATATGTTGCCAATCCGAGTAAAGGTTCAATCCATAATAGAGGAGGGGCGGTCGATATTACGTTGGTAGATTTTGATGGAAAAGAATTGGATATGGGCACTTCTTTTGATTTTTTTGGAAAAGAAGCCAGCCACGATTTTCCAGATTTTTCTAAAGAAATTAAAAATAATCGAAATTTATTGAGAAAGATTATGGCGAAGGAGCATTTTAATTCCTTTGATTCCGAGTGGTGGCATTATAATTTGAAAGCCGGTTTGAAAGATACTGTTTCCAATTTTAAATGGGAATGTAAATAG
- a CDS encoding RagB/SusD family nutrient uptake outer membrane protein encodes MKKLIYSLLLGFAAVSCTKELTEDPKGLLASNTALNTLPGLQTAIVGAYKPLKDGYNSGFGSAALDAVVMGSDDLTTHPSSNKQELREMDQFAVNSTNSRIYVIWLGCYKAIQNANAIIDNYEKVGNTAEIKQIGGEAYFIRAYSYFWLTRLWGNVPIISSSTYTSSLLSVSKSDPATIYKLIESDLKNAETLMGNTKPAAGRVNAGAAKAVLAEVYLTEAGWPLKDASKYQLAAAKAKEVIDNSAKYGFDLVPNLATLWSGTTTSNNTVEDVFTLQFCSSCGNPSTLNGKSSMADPEESGWADYCAEVTFYNNFPDGIRKDLTFQSVFTKPNGTTVTWQNSTIRHPFFKKFRVNTPTPNFATSSTDQSVKLLRYAQVLLTYAEAQARSSAAPSTDAYAAVNRIRTRAGLPNLAAGLSSAAFADAVVQERAWELAGEYTRWFDLQRLQKVEQANANKAPDDLKPVGPIKYWLPIPYKDVQINTGL; translated from the coding sequence ATGAAAAAACTTATTTATTCACTTTTGCTCGGTTTCGCTGCAGTGAGCTGCACTAAAGAGCTTACCGAAGACCCTAAAGGGTTGTTAGCAAGTAATACAGCACTTAATACATTGCCTGGCTTGCAAACCGCTATTGTTGGAGCCTATAAACCTTTAAAAGATGGTTATAATTCTGGTTTTGGTAGTGCAGCATTAGATGCAGTAGTAATGGGGTCTGATGATCTTACCACCCATCCTTCCAGTAATAAACAAGAACTGAGAGAAATGGATCAATTTGCTGTAAATTCAACCAATAGTAGAATTTATGTTATCTGGCTCGGTTGCTATAAAGCCATACAAAACGCCAATGCGATTATTGATAATTATGAAAAGGTAGGTAATACTGCCGAAATTAAGCAAATTGGAGGCGAAGCTTATTTCATAAGAGCGTATTCTTATTTTTGGCTTACCAGACTTTGGGGTAACGTTCCTATTATTTCAAGTTCAACTTATACAAGCAGTTTGTTAAGCGTTTCGAAATCCGACCCTGCAACGATATATAAATTAATTGAATCTGATTTAAAAAATGCTGAAACCTTGATGGGGAACACTAAACCTGCTGCAGGGAGAGTAAATGCTGGAGCAGCAAAAGCAGTGCTTGCCGAAGTTTATTTAACTGAAGCGGGATGGCCTCTTAAAGATGCATCCAAATATCAATTGGCTGCTGCTAAAGCAAAAGAGGTGATTGATAATAGTGCAAAGTACGGTTTTGACCTTGTTCCAAATTTGGCTACGCTCTGGTCGGGCACTACTACCAGCAACAACACGGTTGAAGATGTATTTACGTTGCAATTTTGTTCAAGCTGTGGTAATCCAAGTACTTTAAACGGAAAATCATCTATGGCTGATCCAGAAGAATCAGGTTGGGCCGATTATTGTGCAGAAGTAACGTTCTATAATAATTTCCCGGATGGCATACGTAAAGACTTGACTTTTCAATCTGTATTCACCAAGCCTAATGGTACGACTGTTACTTGGCAGAATAGTACTATCAGACACCCGTTCTTTAAAAAATTTAGAGTGAATACTCCAACTCCTAACTTTGCTACATCCAGTACCGATCAATCGGTTAAATTATTGCGTTATGCTCAAGTATTGCTTACTTACGCCGAGGCTCAGGCAAGATCTAGTGCAGCGCCATCTACAGATGCCTATGCCGCTGTTAACCGTATAAGAACACGTGCAGGATTGCCAAATTTAGCGGCAGGATTGTCTTCGGCTGCATTTGCCGATGCTGTTGTTCAGGAAAGAGCTTGGGAATTGGCTGGTGAATATACCCGTTGGTTCGATTTACAACGCCTACAAAAGGTAGAACAGGCTAATGCTAATAAAGCACCAGATGATCTAAAACCAGTAGGCCCAATTAAATATTGGTTGCCTATTCCTTACAAGGATGTACAAATTAACACAGGCTTATAA
- a CDS encoding GIY-YIG nuclease family protein, translating to MIEFTEGYHSYYVYIITNKYRTSYYIGMTNNLGIRLQQHKENIEKGIKTFASKYNIEFLVYYEKYTWVQQAIAREKEIKGWRRDKKKELIRSFNDNFEFLNHHFVNSNVIPPPSE from the coding sequence ATGATTGAATTTACTGAAGGCTATCACAGCTATTATGTTTATATCATCACGAATAAATATAGAACAAGCTATTACATTGGTATGACAAATAATTTAGGAATAAGGTTGCAACAGCATAAAGAAAACATCGAAAAAGGGATTAAAACTTTTGCTTCAAAATATAATATCGAGTTTTTGGTTTATTACGAAAAGTATACTTGGGTACAGCAGGCCATAGCTAGAGAAAAAGAAATTAAAGGTTGGAGAAGAGACAAAAAAAAAGAATTAATTCGTTCATTTAATGATAATTTTGAATTTTTAAACCATCATTTTGTCAATAGCAATGTGATTCCTCCTCCGTCGGAATGA
- a CDS encoding SRPBCC family protein, whose translation MANNKVTLHRVFSAPPEKVYRAFTDADAMASWLPPYGFVCKVHSMDVQIGGKYKMSFTNFTTGNSHSFGGEYLEIIPNERLKYTDHFDDPNLPGQMITTIELRKVLCGTELFATQEGIPDAIPTEMCYLGWQESLDKLKRLVEPNIPDA comes from the coding sequence ATGGCAAATAATAAGGTTACCCTTCATAGAGTTTTTTCGGCACCTCCCGAAAAAGTCTACAGAGCATTTACAGATGCAGACGCAATGGCTTCCTGGTTACCTCCTTATGGTTTTGTTTGTAAAGTTCATAGTATGGACGTACAAATTGGCGGAAAATACAAAATGTCGTTTACCAATTTTACCACGGGTAATAGTCATTCATTTGGTGGTGAATATTTGGAAATTATACCAAATGAAAGATTAAAATACACCGACCATTTTGATGACCCAAATTTACCGGGACAAATGATTACGACCATAGAATTACGAAAAGTACTATGTGGTACCGAACTTTTTGCTACACAGGAAGGAATCCCCGATGCCATACCAACAGAAATGTGTTATCTGGGTTGGCAGGAATCATTAGACAAATTAAAACGTTTGGTAGAACCAAATATCCCAGATGCTTAA
- a CDS encoding ABC transporter ATP-binding protein — MKILYTYIKEHKPLLFLALFLAAINQCFSLCDSIIIGKLLNQCGVGVAGFNHNFGLFTKAVLGWLALSLGAAMMSRIAKNFQDYFTNIIIQRTGAKMYTDGIQKALELPFQDFEDQRSGETLGKLQKVKIDCEKFITLAISLVFQTLIGIVFVMAYAINIHWMLGPIFLATVPVVAFVSSFLGKKIKKVSREILGETTALAGATTESLRNIELVKSLGLTDQEVNRLNSTTIKILGLELKKVRFIRSLSFIQGTTVHFMRTTLVFALYMFIFQGIIKPGDMITLMFFSFFLFNPLQELGNVIATYNETKASMDNFGNLMNAKSEEKPLHPKTIGFIDNLKFSNISFKHQTATSHAVKDISFEAKAGETIAFVGPSGSGKTTLVKMLVGLYTPEEGDIFYNGKNAKDIDLTELRQQLGFVTQDAQLFSGTIKDNLLFVKPNATDEEINDVLQKSACQNLLARAEKGLDTTIGEGGIKVSGGEKQRLSIARALLRNPRLLLFDEATSALDSITEEEITKTIKSISSKQDQITVLIAHRLSTIMHADRIYVLEQGAIIEQGRHHDLLDEKGLYYAMWRQQIGERKLV, encoded by the coding sequence ATGAAAATATTATATACCTACATCAAAGAACATAAGCCATTATTGTTTTTAGCATTATTTTTGGCTGCTATTAATCAGTGTTTTTCATTATGCGATTCAATTATTATTGGTAAACTACTCAATCAATGTGGTGTTGGTGTTGCCGGTTTCAATCATAATTTTGGACTTTTCACAAAAGCAGTTTTGGGCTGGTTGGCACTTTCTCTGGGTGCTGCAATGATGTCTAGAATCGCCAAGAATTTTCAGGATTATTTCACCAATATTATTATTCAGCGGACCGGTGCCAAAATGTACACCGATGGAATTCAAAAGGCATTGGAACTACCCTTTCAGGATTTTGAGGATCAGCGAAGCGGTGAAACATTGGGTAAACTTCAAAAGGTAAAAATTGATTGCGAAAAGTTTATCACTTTGGCTATTTCATTGGTTTTTCAAACACTTATCGGGATTGTGTTTGTGATGGCTTATGCGATAAACATCCATTGGATGCTCGGACCTATTTTTTTGGCAACAGTTCCGGTAGTTGCATTTGTCAGTTCCTTTTTGGGCAAAAAAATAAAAAAAGTTTCAAGAGAAATTCTAGGCGAAACCACAGCATTGGCTGGAGCTACAACCGAGTCTTTACGCAATATTGAATTGGTAAAAAGTTTGGGATTAACAGATCAGGAAGTGAATCGTCTCAATAGTACCACGATAAAAATATTAGGATTGGAGTTAAAAAAAGTGCGCTTTATCCGTTCGTTGAGTTTTATTCAGGGGACAACGGTTCATTTCATGAGAACGACTTTGGTTTTTGCATTATATATGTTCATTTTCCAAGGAATTATTAAGCCGGGAGATATGATAACGCTAATGTTTTTCTCTTTCTTCTTGTTTAATCCGTTGCAGGAGCTTGGAAACGTGATTGCCACTTATAATGAAACGAAAGCTTCGATGGATAATTTTGGTAATTTGATGAATGCCAAAAGTGAAGAAAAACCGCTGCACCCAAAAACAATCGGTTTTATTGATAATTTAAAATTTTCGAATATTTCGTTCAAGCATCAAACAGCCACTTCGCATGCCGTCAAAGATATTTCATTTGAAGCAAAAGCTGGGGAAACCATTGCTTTTGTTGGGCCTTCGGGAAGTGGCAAAACTACTTTGGTCAAAATGTTGGTGGGTCTGTACACGCCCGAAGAAGGTGATATTTTTTATAATGGCAAAAATGCCAAAGACATCGATTTGACCGAACTTCGACAACAATTGGGTTTTGTGACTCAGGATGCACAACTGTTTTCTGGAACGATAAAAGACAATTTGTTGTTTGTAAAACCCAATGCGACTGATGAAGAAATAAATGATGTTTTGCAAAAATCAGCCTGTCAAAATTTATTGGCTCGCGCCGAAAAAGGTTTGGATACCACTATTGGTGAAGGCGGTATCAAAGTATCTGGAGGTGAAAAACAGCGATTATCCATAGCAAGAGCTTTGTTGAGAAATCCAAGATTATTATTGTTTGATGAAGCAACATCTGCTTTGGATTCTATTACCGAAGAGGAAATTACCAAAACAATCAAGAGTATTTCTTCCAAGCAAGACCAGATCACTGTGTTAATCGCACATCGTTTGTCTACTATTATGCATGCTGACCGAATCTATGTTTTGGAGCAAGGTGCTATTATCGAGCAAGGAAGACATCATGATTTACTTGATGAAAAAGGGTTGTATTACGCCATGTGGAGACAGCAGATTGGGGAACGGAAGTTGGTGTAG
- a CDS encoding VOC family protein, with protein sequence MAKQIFINLAVTDLQKSLDFYTALGFTNNPQFSDDSGKCMVWSDSIFVMLLTHEKFSGFATKPIADTKSKVAGLFSLSTESVDEVNSIVANGLKAGGIEPSEMKDYGFMQQRTIEDFDGHTWEIFYMDMSKFPAT encoded by the coding sequence ATGGCGAAACAAATTTTTATCAATTTAGCAGTAACCGATTTGCAAAAATCGTTGGACTTTTATACTGCATTGGGCTTTACAAACAATCCTCAATTTTCGGATGACAGCGGAAAGTGTATGGTTTGGAGTGATAGTATTTTTGTAATGTTGCTGACACACGAAAAATTTTCTGGCTTTGCAACCAAACCTATCGCAGACACCAAATCAAAAGTAGCGGGTCTTTTTTCGTTATCGACAGAAAGCGTTGATGAAGTAAACAGCATTGTGGCAAATGGACTAAAAGCTGGCGGAATAGAACCGAGCGAAATGAAAGATTATGGTTTTATGCAGCAACGTACTATTGAAGATTTTGACGGACATACGTGGGAAATTTTCTATATGGATATGTCTAAATTCCCAGCAACGTAG
- a CDS encoding DUF808 domain-containing protein has translation MTSGFFALLDDIAAIMDDVAAMSKIATKKTAGILGDDLAVNAEKASGFASSRELPVLWAISKGSFVNKLIILPIAFVLSAFFPLAIIIILVLGGLYLAYEGAEKIYEYFFPHHHPKKVDIHQTVSEAEILSLEKEKIKSAIFTDFILSVEIVIIALGTVIGKPIQSQIIVVSLVAIIATIGVYGIVALIVRMDEMGLKLIELSKNEKSFSRTIGNILVQALPKVIKSLAVIGTIALLLVAGGIFVHNIDFLHHLFPQLPSFLKDFLIGLTIGFIVLGIVTFIKKMIKK, from the coding sequence ATGACATCAGGCTTCTTCGCACTATTGGATGATATCGCAGCCATCATGGACGATGTTGCTGCAATGAGTAAAATAGCAACAAAAAAAACGGCCGGTATTCTAGGCGACGATTTAGCCGTAAATGCCGAAAAAGCTTCTGGTTTTGCTTCTTCGAGAGAACTTCCTGTTTTGTGGGCAATCAGCAAAGGTTCCTTTGTCAATAAATTAATCATTTTGCCTATTGCTTTCGTACTGAGTGCATTTTTTCCTTTGGCAATAATTATTATCCTAGTTCTTGGCGGACTATATCTGGCCTACGAAGGCGCCGAAAAAATATACGAATACTTTTTTCCGCATCATCATCCCAAAAAAGTAGATATACACCAAACGGTGTCCGAAGCCGAAATTTTATCCCTCGAAAAAGAAAAAATAAAATCAGCCATATTCACCGATTTTATTTTGTCTGTCGAAATTGTAATAATAGCACTCGGAACCGTAATAGGTAAACCCATTCAAAGTCAAATCATAGTTGTTTCATTAGTCGCAATAATTGCAACAATAGGCGTTTATGGCATCGTGGCTCTTATTGTAAGGATGGACGAAATGGGGCTCAAACTTATCGAACTGAGTAAAAACGAAAAGAGTTTTTCAAGAACAATCGGAAACATTCTCGTTCAGGCCTTACCAAAAGTCATCAAAAGTTTGGCTGTAATCGGAACAATCGCTTTACTCTTGGTTGCTGGTGGAATATTTGTTCATAATATTGATTTTTTACATCATCTTTTTCCTCAATTACCTTCCTTTCTGAAAGATTTTCTCATCGGACTTACAATTGGATTTATTGTTTTGGGAATTGTAACTTTTATCAAAAAAATGATAAAAAAATAG